In the Litoribacterium kuwaitense genome, one interval contains:
- a CDS encoding sulfatase family protein, whose amino-acid sequence MSQPNIIYILTDDMGYGDLSCYTAQQYQTKHIDRLADEGRLYTDAHSTSAVCTPSRYSILTGRYCWRGPVKKGVLHGHDPSILEPNRETVASYLKSYGYRTACIGKWHLGLGWAKDQHAPHGVDYTLPIQDGPIDHGFDYFYGISASLDMPPYCFIENDRTVGIPSVPKDPVDFSQEGRDGFMVPGWKDEDVNSTLTEKALDFIKQHDTEKEDPFFLYLSLTGPHTPWLPKTEFHDQSGVGPRGDLILEIDDTVGQILSLLEEKNMRENTMVIFTSDNGPDPCREEMTSYGHMSTAQWRGQKADIWEGGHRVPFIVSWPVRVPEGTVSHSLLSLSDLMATCAAIVDGTLPQDAGEDSMSQLSEMTGQTSAEPLRESIILHSFEGMLSLRKGDWKYIRGAGGGGFDLRDRSRIGIPHTDDRVVKPDDPQEQLYQLVNDEEERVNKIHDAPEKLLALSQELDELIAAGRTRP is encoded by the coding sequence TTGAGCCAACCGAACATCATTTACATTTTGACAGATGACATGGGCTACGGTGATCTAAGCTGTTACACAGCCCAGCAATATCAAACAAAGCATATTGATCGCCTTGCAGATGAGGGGCGGCTATACACTGACGCTCATTCAACTTCGGCTGTTTGTACACCTTCGCGCTACAGCATATTGACAGGTAGATATTGCTGGCGAGGACCGGTAAAAAAAGGCGTTTTACACGGACACGATCCGTCCATTCTTGAACCTAACCGTGAGACGGTTGCCTCGTATCTAAAATCGTATGGATATCGGACTGCTTGTATTGGCAAGTGGCATCTTGGTTTAGGATGGGCGAAGGATCAACATGCTCCTCACGGTGTAGACTACACCCTGCCAATTCAAGATGGTCCAATAGACCATGGCTTCGACTACTTTTATGGCATTTCGGCATCCCTTGACATGCCACCTTATTGTTTTATCGAAAATGACCGAACGGTGGGTATTCCTTCTGTGCCTAAAGATCCAGTCGATTTTAGCCAAGAAGGTCGTGATGGCTTTATGGTTCCTGGTTGGAAGGACGAAGATGTGAATTCCACCTTGACGGAAAAGGCTCTCGATTTTATTAAGCAGCATGATACAGAAAAAGAAGATCCGTTTTTCTTATATTTATCGCTGACCGGGCCTCATACCCCTTGGTTGCCGAAAACAGAATTTCACGATCAAAGTGGCGTCGGTCCAAGAGGAGATTTAATTCTTGAAATTGATGATACGGTCGGGCAGATTTTATCATTACTTGAAGAAAAAAACATGAGAGAAAATACGATGGTCATCTTTACGAGTGATAATGGTCCCGATCCATGTCGTGAGGAAATGACGTCTTATGGCCATATGTCAACAGCACAGTGGCGGGGGCAGAAAGCAGATATTTGGGAAGGTGGACATCGTGTTCCATTTATCGTGAGCTGGCCTGTCCGTGTACCTGAAGGGACTGTTAGCCATTCCCTTCTGTCACTCAGTGACTTAATGGCTACATGTGCTGCAATCGTTGATGGAACATTGCCGCAAGATGCTGGCGAGGATAGCATGAGCCAACTTTCAGAAATGACAGGACAGACGTCTGCTGAACCATTACGTGAGTCAATCATTCTTCATTCTTTTGAAGGGATGCTGTCTTTAAGAAAAGGGGATTGGAAATATATCCGGGGTGCTGGCGGAGGCGGGTTCGATTTACGTGACAGAAGTCGAATTGGTATACCACACACGGACGATCGTGTGGTAAAGCCCGATGATCCTCAAGAGCAGCTTTATCAATTAGTCAATGATGAGGAGGAGCGAGTAAACAAAATACACGATGCTCCTGAAAAATTGCTGGCCTTAAGTCAGGAATTGGATGAGCTCATTGCGGCTGGACGGACAAGACCATGA
- a CDS encoding ImmA/IrrE family metallo-endopeptidase, with amino-acid sequence MYYTTSHLEDFVKALYDEMNIKTPDQLDARMIAYILGLRLVFEPHDSAFYFNTIWIDSRLSEADRWEKLGHELGHALRHAGNQMVMPKSWVDYQELDANRFAFHFCVPTFMLREVRLPYSLDEAIAIVAKTFNVTPGFAAKRLAHYEQKLIADPANQQYFC; translated from the coding sequence TTGTACTATACGACAAGTCACTTAGAAGATTTTGTAAAGGCACTTTACGATGAGATGAATATTAAGACACCAGATCAGCTGGATGCACGAATGATTGCTTATATTTTAGGGCTTCGCCTCGTTTTTGAGCCGCACGATTCGGCGTTTTACTTTAACACAATTTGGATCGATTCTCGGTTAAGTGAAGCGGATCGTTGGGAAAAGCTCGGTCATGAGCTTGGTCATGCTTTGAGGCACGCGGGGAATCAAATGGTCATGCCGAAGTCTTGGGTCGATTATCAAGAGCTTGATGCGAACCGATTTGCCTTTCATTTTTGTGTACCGACCTTTATGCTACGGGAGGTACGTTTGCCTTATTCTTTAGATGAAGCCATTGCAATTGTTGCCAAAACGTTTAACGTGACACCCGGATTTGCAGCAAAGCGCCTAGCGCATTATGAACAGAAATTAATTGCCGATCCGGCAAATCAGCAATATTTCTGTTGA
- a CDS encoding arylsulfatase, whose translation MGNDNVLFIMTDQQRADCVGVNDNPYIETPNLDWLAAQGVNFTNAYTPSPSCIPARAALLTGMAPWNTGILGMGAGQGQMGVGFSHTLPGELAKAGYQTQLVGEGHFYPQRSLNGFHNTLLDESDRAEDPQFTSDYKEWFNKHKDGEYDVVDHGINWNSWMARPYHAVEHLHPTNWTVNESIKFLQKRDPSKPFFLMTSFARPHSPYDPPSYYFDMYKDKELPKPYAGAWNDVYGPERKAIEPDAWRGIRSETETQRARAGYYGSITHIDQQIGRLLLYLQKCGQLHNTLIIFTSDHGDMLGDHQLWRKTYAYEGSARVPLIIKPPRELECKQKTVADAVVLQDIMPTILDIVDADIPETVDGLSLRGAIEGDMFPRTYIHGEHSACYAESQEMQYLTDGEYKYVWLPRLHEEQLFHIKEDRGESEDLAKDIAYNDVLVMWRKRMVDLLEKRQLGLTSGDELVSQAGKPPIVSPKYQERLERSSYKWM comes from the coding sequence GTGGGGAATGATAATGTCTTATTTATTATGACTGACCAACAGCGCGCGGACTGTGTAGGCGTGAATGATAACCCTTACATTGAGACGCCGAATTTAGACTGGCTTGCTGCGCAAGGCGTGAACTTTACGAACGCATACACACCGAGTCCGTCGTGTATTCCGGCGCGCGCGGCTTTATTAACAGGCATGGCCCCGTGGAATACAGGTATTTTAGGAATGGGCGCAGGTCAAGGTCAGATGGGTGTTGGCTTTTCCCACACTTTGCCTGGTGAGCTGGCGAAAGCAGGTTACCAGACGCAGCTCGTTGGAGAAGGGCACTTCTACCCGCAACGGTCGTTAAATGGTTTTCACAACACTTTGTTAGACGAGTCTGACCGTGCTGAAGATCCTCAATTTACGTCAGATTATAAAGAGTGGTTTAACAAACATAAAGACGGGGAGTACGACGTCGTTGACCATGGAATCAATTGGAATTCTTGGATGGCACGTCCTTATCACGCGGTAGAACATTTACATCCGACGAACTGGACAGTGAATGAATCAATCAAATTCTTACAGAAACGTGACCCGAGTAAGCCTTTCTTTCTCATGACATCTTTTGCACGTCCGCACTCACCGTATGACCCGCCAAGCTACTATTTTGACATGTATAAAGATAAAGAATTACCAAAGCCATATGCTGGCGCATGGAACGACGTTTACGGACCCGAGCGTAAAGCTATTGAGCCTGATGCATGGCGGGGTATTCGAAGTGAAACGGAAACGCAGCGTGCCCGGGCGGGGTATTACGGATCGATTACCCATATTGATCAACAAATCGGGCGGTTACTATTATATTTGCAAAAATGCGGACAGCTGCACAATACGCTCATCATTTTTACTTCGGATCATGGAGATATGCTGGGAGATCATCAATTGTGGAGAAAGACGTATGCATATGAAGGCTCAGCCCGTGTTCCATTGATTATCAAGCCCCCGCGAGAGCTTGAATGCAAGCAAAAAACGGTTGCGGATGCGGTAGTGCTGCAAGATATCATGCCGACGATCCTTGATATTGTGGATGCTGACATTCCAGAAACCGTCGACGGCTTGAGCTTAAGAGGTGCGATTGAAGGAGACATGTTCCCAAGGACATATATTCATGGGGAGCATAGTGCTTGTTACGCTGAAAGTCAGGAAATGCAGTATTTAACGGATGGTGAATACAAATATGTTTGGCTGCCACGCTTGCACGAGGAGCAGTTGTTTCATATTAAAGAAGATCGAGGGGAAAGTGAAGATCTCGCCAAGGACATAGCGTACAATGATGTCTTAGTGATGTGGCGCAAACGAATGGTCGATCTTCTGGAAAAGCGTCAACTAGGGCTGACGTCGGGAGACGAGCTCGTCAGTCAAGCCGGAAAGCCGCCGATCGTTTCACCAAAGTATCAAGAACGGTTGGAGCGGTCGAGTTACAAATGGATGTAA